Below is a genomic region from Gillisia sp. Hel_I_86.
TGGGGGATTAGCTCAGCTGGCTAGAGCGCTACGCTTGCACCGTAGAGGTCAACGGTTCGACTCCGTTATTCTCCACAAGGCAATGCCTTGGGATATATTATGTATCACAAGGGTGTTGCAGGCAAAACGCCTACTGATAATTATTTATCAGTGGCGATTCGCCACACGTTCATTGACATATTGGGAAATAAAGAATACGAGAACATTAGGTACTTGCAAGGAATTGCAAGTGCAAAAGAACAATTATAATAAAAGTGTTGTTTTTGCATATCGGCAAAAACAAGATTTGAGCAAATTAGGTAAAAGCACATAAGCTAAATAAGGGCGTATGGGGAATGCCTAGGCTCTCAGAGGCGAAGAAGGACGCGATAAGCTGCGAAAAGCTGCGGGGATTGGCACATACAAATTGATCCGCAGGTATCCGAATGGGGCAACCCACTATATTGAAGATATAGTATTCCGTAAGGAAGGCGAACCCGGGGAACTGAAACATCTAAGTACCCGGAGGAGAAGAAAACAAAAGTGATTGCGCAAGTAGCGGCGAGCGAACGCGCATTAGCCCAAACCACGCGCGTTACGGCGCGCGTGGGGTTGTAGGACCACGTTGTTGGTTGTGAACAGAATTAGAACACCTTGGAAAGGGTGGCCAAAGAAGGTGATAGCCCGGTATAGGTAATGAACATGAACCATAGTGGTATCCTGAGTAGTGCGGGGCACGTGAAACCCTGTATGAATTTGGCGGGACCATCCGCTAAGGCTAAATACTCCTGAGAGACCGATAGTGAACCAGTACCGTGAGGGAAAGGTGAAAAGAACCGTGAATAACGGAGTGAAATAGATCCTGAAACCATACGCTTACAAGCGGTCGGAGCCCTTAGGGGTGACGGCGTGCCTTTTGCATAATGAGCCTACGAGTTACCGTTGCCAGCAAGGTTAAGCCTTTAAGAGGTGGAGCCGTAGCGAAAGCGAGTCTTAATAGGGCTAGTATAGTTGGTAGTGGTAGACGCGAAACCGTGTGATCTACCCTTGGGCAGGTTGAAGCTGTGGTAACACATAGTGGAGGACCGAACCCGTTGACGTTGAAAAGTCTTGGGATGACCTGAGGGTAGGGGTGAAAGGCCAATCAAACTCGGAAATAGCTCGTACTCCCCGAAATGCATTTAGGTGCAGCGTTGATTTAAAGTTTTATAGAGGTAGAGCTACTGATTGGATGCGGGGGCTTCACCGCCTACCAATTCCTGACAAACTCCGAATGCTATAAAATGTTGGTCAGCAGTGAGGGCATGGGTGCTAAGGTCCATGTCCGAGAGGGAAAGAACCCAGACCATCAGCTAAGGTCCCCAAATGTATATTAAGTTGAAATAACGCGGTTGGACTGCCCAGACAGCTAGGATGTTGGCTTGGAAGCAGCCATTCATTTAAAGAGTGCGTAACAGCTCACTAGTCGAGCGGTCCGGCATGGATAATAATCGGGCATAAATATACTACCGAAGCTATGGATTTATACCCTAGGGGTATAAGTGGTAGGGGAGCATTGTAACAAAGTTGAAGGTGTGCCGTGAGGCATGCTGGATTGGTTACAAAAGAAAATGTAGGCATAAGTAACGATAATGCGGGCGAGAAACCCGCACACCGAAAGACTAAGGTTTCCTCAGCTATGCTAATCAGCTGAGGGTTAGTCGGGACCTAACGCGACCCCGAAAGGGTTAGTGGATGGACAACAGGTCAACATTCCTGTACCTGCCCCACGTTGAACGTGACGGAGGCGAAAAGTTGGTGCGTACTGACGGAATAGTACGTTGAAGGAAGTGGCAACACTCCGATAGTACACAAAAGCTTCGGCCGGCGTGACAATCCAGCAAATCGACTTCCAAGAAAAGCAAGTGGTGGCAGCCCGTACCGTAAACCGACACAGGTAGTTGGGATGAGAATTCTAAGGTGCTCGAGAGATTCATGGCTAAGGAACTAGGCAAAATCGACCCGTAACTTCGGGAGAAGGGTCGCCCCCGCCTTGCGGGGGCCGCAGTGAAGAGGTCCAGGCGACTGTTTATCAAAAACACAGGGCTCTGCTAAATCGAAAGATGATGTATAGGGCCTGACACCTGCCCGGTGCTGGAAGGTTAAGAGGAGATGTTAGTGCTTGCACGACGCATTGAATTGAAGCCCCAGTAAACGGCGGCCGTAACTATAACGGTCCTAAGGTAGCGAAATTCCTTGTCGGGTAAGTTCCGACCTGCACGAATGGTGCAACGATCTGGACACTGTCTCAGCCATGAGCTCGGTGAAATTGTAGTATCGGTGAAGATGCCGATTACCCGCTGTGGGACGAAAAGACCCCGTGCACCTTTACTATAGCTTAGTATTGACTTTGGACAAGTGATGTGTAGGATAGGTGGGAGACGTTGAAGCTGCATCGCCAGGTGTGGTGGAGTCATTGTTGAAATACCACCCTTTACTTGTTTGAAGCCTAACCCCGTTTTGCGGGGGACAATGCTTGGTGGGTAGTTTGACTGGGGTGGTCGCCTCCAAAAGAGTAACGGAGGCTTCTAAAGGTTCCCTCAGCACGCTTGGTAACCGTGCGCAGAGTGCAATGGCATAAGGGAGCTTGACTGAGAGACATACAGGTCGATCAGGTACGAAAGTAGGGCATAGTGATCCGGTGGTTCCGCATGGAAGGGCCATCGCTCAAAGGATAAAAGGTACGCCGGGGATAACAGGCTGATCTCCCCCAAGAGCTCACATCGACGGGGGGGTTTGGCACCTCGATGTCGGCTCGTCACATCCTGGGGCTGGAGAAGGTCCCAAGGGTTGGGCTGTTCGCCCATTAAAGTGGCACGCGAGCTGGGTTCAGAACGTCGTGAGACAGTTCGGTCTCTATCTACAGTGGGCGTTAGAAATTTGAGTGGATCTGACTCTAGTACGAGAGGACCGAGTTGGACGAACCTCTGGTGCACCAGTTGTTCCGCCAGGAGCATTGCTGGGTAGCTACGTTCGGAAGGGATAAGCGCTGAAAGCATATAAGCGCGAAACCCACCACAAGATGAGATTTCTTTAAAGGACCGTGGAAGACCACCACGTTGATAGGCCATAGGTGTAAAGGCAGCAATGTCATAGCCGAGTGGTACTAATAATCCGTAAAGCTTAGTGCAGTTCTCCCTTTTTCTTCGGAAGAAGGGAGGGCGAAAAACCTATCCAATTTGCCATTGATCGTTCGAACTGGTATTCTTCTATTGTTTGTTTCCCATATGTTGATCTTATTATCACGCCTTGGCGTGAAGTGAATTGTGAAGCGTGAACAGGTTTTTTCTGATCACCCTTGCCCCTCACTGATCACTTAAATTTAAGGTGGCTATGGCAACGGGGCTCACCTCTTCCCATTCCGAACAGAGAAGTTAAGCCCGTTAGCGCAGATGGTACTGCATTTTTGTGGGAGAGTATGTCGCCGCCTTTTTTTTGAAGACCCCTTCATCACCCGATGGAGGGGTTTTTTTGTTTTGTGGGGACTTCAAATATAAAGTAAATCGTACCACGTCCCGAAAAGTGTGTTTTTAAGGGGCCCTCCCGGCCAGGGACCGCAGCCGGGCCACCGCGTAGTGCGGCACCGAGGCAAAGCTGGAGGGAGACGTATATGAACTTGGATTTTTTTAGCTAAGGGAAGAATTTATATGATGTTACTTATTTCTAAGATTACATTTTTCTTTAAGTGCATCTTTAATCTAAAAATCCCAGGACGACTCTGCCTCGGGGTTTCCTGTTCATCCCTCCTTGGGAGAGGTCGTAACTGCCTTTTTAGGCAGTTTCGGGTGAGGCAAAATTATAAAATTTCGGTTTTGGATTCCTGCCACCAAAATGACCCCGATAGCTCGGAAGGCGAAACACCCCTATGGCTTGCTTCGGGGGATAGTCGGTTTCATGAAGGTTTTTGTTAAGTAAGTTTAGTAACAAAAAAGAGGCACCCTTTGGCACCTCTTTTTAATTGACTTATCTACATTAAATGATGAATTCCGTCACCCTTAACTTGGTTCAGGGTCTCTGTACGTAAGACCACTAATTTATAGAGATTCTGAAGTAAATTCAGAATGACGCGTTTTTAGACAAGTTTCTTTTGCTTGTAATTTAATTGCCTTACTCCCTAATATGCCCGTCACCCAAAACATAGTATTTATTGGTTACCAATTGTTTTAGGCCAAGAGGTCCACGGTGGTGCAACTTATCGGTACTAATGGCAAGTTCTGCTCCCACGCCCATTTGTCCGCCATCTGTGAAGCGGGTAGAGGCATTATGGTACACGGCAGCACTATCTACTTGCTCCATAAATTCCAAAGCTTCGGTTTTATCTTTGGTGATGATCACCGCAGAATGCCCGCCAGAATATGTATTGATCTTATTTATAGCCTTGTCGATCCCGTTTACATTTCCAACCACTATTTTCATGGCTAAAAACTCTTCATACCAGGTATCTTCCTTAGATAGCTTTTCTTCGGAATTCAAAACTTCGGAAATCTTATCATCTACAAGGATCTCTACATCATGATCTTTTAATAATTTTTGAAGCTCTTTCAATCTGGATTCATATTCAGGTAAATTCTGATCTACCAATACTTTATCCAAGGCATTGCAACCAGAAATTTTATCGGTCTTGGCATTTAAGATCACTTTTTTGGCAGTTTCAAAATCGGCATTTTCAGCAACATATAAAAAGTTGTTTCCTCTCCCGCTTACCAAAACAGCACCAGTTGCATGTTCTTTTACAAAAGCGATCAATCGTTCTCCCCCTCGTGGTACTATAAGATCTAATTGTACCGGAGGATTCTTCAAGAACCCTTGAGTTTCCTCCCTATTTAAATGTAAAAGTTCTATCCAATTGGTTTCCAGACCGTTTTCAGTTAAAGCTTCATGCCAACATTCTTCTAATATTTTGTTGCTGTTAATAGCTTCTTTCCCACCTTTTAAAAAGATCTTGTTGTTTGCTTTAAAGGCAAGAACAGCTGCTTCTATGGTTACATCTGGTCTGGATTCATAGATAATAAGGATGTTACCAAAGGGGGCTGTTTTATTGGTGATATCCAATCCGCTTTCCAGTATATCATGAGAAATGGTTTTTCCAACAGGATCTTCCTGCGCCATCACCTCTTTTATAGAATGGATCATCCCATCTACCTTTTTATTATTTACGATAAGCCTGTCGTACATGGCACCTTCTTTTTCCCCAAAGGCATCCAAATCCTTTTTATTTGCTTCTATGATATGCGCACGCTTGGAATCCAAAATTCGGATCATCGCTTTAAGCACATTATTTTTTGTTTCTGTTTTTATCAACTTCATGTTATCTCTCTCTTTAAAATGTTTATTTATTATAATCTGAAATCATGGAATTAGGCAGTGAATAAAGTACCTACTTCTTTTCCTTCCATAATATCAAGAATGATATTCTTTCGTTTTCCATTGGCTATATAGGTAGGGATATTCTTGGCAGCCGTACTTTTGGCGATCTTGATCTTAGATTTCATTCCCCCGCGGCCTTGGCCTTCACCTTTTTCTGATGCTTGCACATATTTCTCTACATTTTCATCTATCTGTACATTATTCAATTTAATAGAATCTTCATGATCTGGGTTACCATCATACAAACCTTCTGTGTCACTTAGAATGATCAAAGCATCAGCTTTAATCAATTCTGCAACCAGACTCGCCAATTCATCATTATCTGAGAACATGGACATGGTAACCGAAACGGCATCGTCTTCATTTGCAATGGGTATAATTCCTTCAGAAAGTAAGGACTCGTAACAATTTATCATATTTTCACGGTGCATTCCTGGACTAAAATCCCTTTTGGTTGCTAGTACTTGGGCGCACCGCATTCCGTAGTCATGAAATATGCTATAATAGTGACGCATCATTCTAGGTTGCCCTACCGAAGAATATACTTGTCTTCTTTTAGATTCATCTTTAATACTTATTTCTCCTAAAACTTCCTTTCCTGCAATTGCAGATCCAGAAGACACCAACACCACCATAATATCTTGTTCATAGAGGGTAGCTATTTGTTCCACGAGATTTTTCAATACCGGTCCTAAAATTCTGTTGTCCTTGTTGGTCATTACATTGGTACCAACTTTTACAACAATTCTTTTCTTCTTCATTTTATCGATCTTACTATTCGTGTTCTTAAATATTTATTCTTTACCTAATTCCACTGCTCTGTCGAAAGCGGCATAGGCTGCATCCTTGATTAATTCTTTAACGTTGTTGTCTTCCATAGAATCCAATGCCGCTCTTGTAGTGCCACCCTTGGAAGCTACACGTTCCATCCAAGTGTTTGGGGAAAGATCTGACTGATTGAATAATTCTACCGCGCCTTCAAAGGTTTTACTAACGAGTATTTTAGAATCGTTCGTAGAAAAGCCCATTTTTAATGCTGCCTCCAACATAGACTGCATAAAATAAAATACATAAGCTGGACCGCTTCCAGAAATTCCAGTAGAAGCATCTATAAAATTCTCGTTAGATACCCTAATAGATTCTCCTGTGGTATCTAGTAAGTTTCTCACCATAAGAAGTTCTATTCTGGAAACCTCCTTAGATTCTGTGTAAGAAGTAACCCCTTTTCCAACTTGCGCTGGTAAATTAGGCATCGCCCTAATCACTTTTTTTACATTTAAGCTGTTCTGAATGGTTTCTATAGTAACACCCGCCATTATAGAAACAAAGATCTGTTCTTTATTAAGCAAAGGTTGTATCTCGTTGAACAATACTTCAGAGTGATAAGGTTTTACCGCTATAAAAACCACATCTGCTTGCGGTAGGCAATCTTCTATCTTATTATAAACATTAAAGTGGGAATGTTCTTTTAAGGATGCTATTAATTCTTCAGATTTGTCATAGATCATTAATTTGTGTCTGTTCAAAAGAAAGGATTTGGACATGCCTTCTGCATATGTTAATCCCATATTTCCTCCTCCAATTACTAAAATTTTCATTATGCTATTTAAATTAAATGATTTTCCCCGAAATTCAATTCGGTTGATTTTCTATAACAAGTGGCACAAAGACCATACTAGGTGCCCAAATAATAGGAAAAGTTTGGATTATAGCTTTGAGATTGGAAATAACAGAATTTTGAAGTATCAAGTCAATAAATAGATTACACCTATATGCTTTAATAAATTTTTGAAAATGAAGCACAGGTTTTTATTTAAGTATTTAGTATTCAATGTGTTGAAGCGGGGTAAGAATCAACGGCTAAAATTTTTTATTTAATTTTTTTTTCAGTGAATTAAGAATTTTAACAATAATTATTTAATAATATCCCCTAGAAACACTTTATGAATAAGAATAGTTTAATTAAATAGGATTTGCGCCAATATGTCAAAAAGGGCAATATTGGCAGTACGCTGATGAAGTAATTTCAGGACCTAACGAAGTGCTTAATCGTGCTTACGCAGTTTATTGGTGCAGAACAGAAAGAGTGCTGTCTGAAATTTGTTGAAATTGGAAAGAAAAATAAAGAGCCTATTTTCTAATTTTTTGTGTTCTGTATAATAAAATGATTCGCACGAAATATCTTCACATTCCATCATCCCATTAATATCATTTTTGTGATTGCTAATAGCCTGGTGGAGTTCTATTTTTTCTGTTTTTAAAGCTGTAAGGGAACTGGAATAGGTAAATAGGTTCTCATAAAGGTTTGGCAAGTCTTCTTGGAAGATATCCGCAGAAATAAACTGACTCAAAAATGTAATTTCTTCGGAACAGGTTTGAAGTTTTTTATCCCATTCCCGAATATCTGCAATAAGTTCTTCTACATTTTTTTCATTTGCAGAGCCACTTTGTTTAATTAAGATCGCCATATCGCAAGTTTTAAAAAATTTTACACTTATGTCTTATAAAGATAAGTTTTTCAAAAAAAAATAGCAAGGATTTAAGACATCATTAAAATCTTATAGGACCTTATGAATAATTCATATTTTAAGGTATATCTTTAAGGTATCATACAATGATATATACCATCATTCTGTCCCGAAGCGTCTGGAGTTCCAGAATCTCATCACACTAACAATCAATATACTAAGTTGAAGCCCTAAAATATCCCGAGGCTTCCGCACAAGGGGCGAAATTATTATAGGTCAAAAAACGCGGCTATACAGATATTTTTAACTTCTTAAATCTTTTGAATATAATAGTAAATAATTGATATTTAGATATTTGAACTTGTTTGATTTTTAATTATTACCTTTTAAATTTTAAAAGTTTTAATGTGACAATTCACTTGTTATAAAGTCAATTTTTAGTAAATTAAGGGGTGCTATAATTTTGGGATTTAAACCAATAGTTTTATAAAAAGAGAAGGTATGGAAATTTTAATTTGCCAGAGTTGCGGATTGCCATTTGGGAAGAAATCGATGGGAACCAATAGGGACAAAACAAAAAATGATGAATATTGTATTGGTTGTTTCGATAAAGGAGAATTTACAGACCATTCCTTAACCATGCACAAATTAGAGGTAAAACTTGTGGAGATGGCAGAGGTGCATAATGAGATCACTCTGGAAGAAGCTCAAGAAGTAATCAAAGAATTACCTTATTTAAAACGATGGCACATGAGTATTATGTGAATATTCAGGTCTATCCATAACGTATCATAAAATGGTGAATAACATCATTCTAACCCGACCCTTAGGGAGTATCAGGATCTCATAACACCAAGAATCAATATAGTAAATTGAGACCCTGAAATATCCCGACACGGACCAGGGTAACAAAATTACTGGAGGATATACAAAAATATTATAATCTAAACGTTATGGAAAGTATCACTAAATTATTAAACGAGATCACTTTAATCACTTTGAAAATGGAAACAAAATATCCCGAGATCTATAAATTTTTAGATGAAGATACCTTAACGCTTCCTGTTAGAGAGCATCCTAAAATAAATTCTGAAGTATTGTTGGACTATTTAGAAAGTCTAAAACAACTTTTATTCCATCATAAAGAAACCCATCGGATAAATTGATTTAATCCCTCATCGAGGGTTTAATTCCCCGAGGCTTGTCTCGAATTTTTAAAAATAGTTTCCAATGAATACCTCGTGGGCTCGCCCCGAGGTTCTTGATTTTGATATAAAACGTCATCTTCCCAGCCTCATAAATTTCTTATTTTAATGACATAGAGGTTAATATATTGTTTTTCAGCTAATTATGTTTTGTTAAAATATTTCTTAAATAAATTTTATTTTGATTTTTGTGTTCTGGAATCGATTACTTTTGGCGCACTAAATCAATTAATAAATTTTAAAATGAAAAAATCATTTTTTGCTCTTACAGCTATCGTATTAGTGCTGAGTTTTACTTCTTGTAAAGAAGATTCAGCAGAGAAAACTGAAGAAGTGGAAGTAATGGAAACAGAAGTTGAAACTCCTGCAGAAGTTATTGAAACTCCCTCTGAGGAAGTAATAGATACTTTAAACGAAGAAACTGTAGAAAGGGAAGACACAATGACTGAAACTGCGGTAAACTAATTGCAGCACCTTTCTAATATAAAAAGCCCAAACTTTTAGAGTTCGGGCTTTTTTATTTTTAAAAAACTCAGTTTAGCTAGTTCTTATTTTCATCTCCCTGATCTTCTTCCATTTCTTCTTTCATGTCCTCCATTGCATCTTCATCAAGATCTTCTTTATCTTCAGTAGTTGTAGGTACAGGAAAACCTCTATCTCTCATTAAAGCATCTATTTTAGCATCTCTTCCTCTAAATAACCTATATGCTTCCGCAGGATCCATAGAGTTTCTTGGCGCAAATAAGTATTTCACCAATTTGGCTGCCATATCCTTGTCGTAAAAACCTCCAGGGGATTCTGCAAAAGCTTCTGCGGCATCAGCAGTTAAAACATCTGCCCATAAATATCCATAGTATCCAGTTGCATAACCTTCCCCGGAAAAAACATGTCCAAACTGTGGAGAACGGTGACGCATCACAATTTCGTCAGGCATATTTAATTCCTTCAAAGCTTTTTTCTCGAAATTCTTCGGATTTATATTGGAAGGATCTATAGTATGATATTTCATATCCATCAAAGCGGAAGCTAAAAATTCTGTTGTTCCAAATCCTTGATTAAAAGTAGAGGCATTTTTGATTTTCTGTACCAATTCAGCAGGAATTGGCTCCCCTGTTTCGTGATGCAACAAAAATTGATCGATCACTTTATCTGTAGATAGCCATCTTTCCAATAACTGAGACTGAAATTCTGTGTAATCCCGGACCCCTCCATTTAATGTGGGATACTTTACGTTGGATGATAGAAAGTGCAAAGCATGTCCAAACTCATGGAAAAAGGTGGTTGCATCGTCCCATGAAATAAGTGCCGGTTCTCCCAGGGCTGGTTTTACAAAATTGGAGTTGTTTGAGGCTAAAACGGTTTCCTTACCATCAAAAGTGGTGTAACTTCTATATGTTGTTGCCCATGCTCCAGAGCGTTTTCCTGGACGTGCATAAGGATCTAAATACCAAAGCCCAATATGCTCTCCAGTAGTTTTATCGGTTACTTCCCATACTTTTACGTCTTCATGAAAAACAGGAACGCTTCCTTCTGCTACCGGACTAAAATTAAAATTGAATAATTCTCCTGCGGTAAAAAACAATGCTTGTGTAAGATTATCCAATTGTAAATATTGTTTTACTTCATCAGAGTCGAGATCGTATTTTTCTTTTCTAACTTTTTCAGCAAAATACCTGTAATCCCAAGGTTTTATAGTGATATCAAGATCTTCCATTTCGGCAATTGCTTGCATATCTGCCACTTCTTGCTCTACTCGTGCAAGGGCCGCTGGCCAAACAGCATTCATTAGCTTCATTGCGTTTTCCGGATTTTTTGCCATCCTGTTCTGCAAACGCCATTCGGCAAAATTCTTATATCCCATCAACTTAACTCGCTCATTTCGAAGTTTTAATATTTGCGATATCAACTGATTGTTGTCGTATTCATCATTATTATCTCCTCTAGAATAATAGGTTTCCCAGACTTTTTTCCGTAGCTCTCGCTCATCAGAATAGGTCAGAAACGGATCCATGGACGAACGGGTGTTGGTAATGGCATATTTCCCTTCTTTGCCCCTGTCTGCTGCAGCTTTGGCAGCGGCTTTCACAAAAGAATCTGGTAACCCGCCTAATTGATCTTTTTCTAGGTACGTAACATAGCTTTCTTCGTCATGCAATACATTGTTGGAAAACTGAGTATATAACTGAGATAGTTCTTTATTGATCTCGGCATAGCGTTTTTTGGATTCCTCATCTAAATTAGCGCCTTCCATGTCGAAATTCTCATAGATAAGTTGGACCACACGTTGCTGATCCTCGTCTAAAGGATTCTTTAAAGAATTATCATATACCGTCTTTACGCGCTCGAATAATTTTTTGTTTTGTGAGACCTTGGAGGAATAATCTGAAATTTTTGGAGAAAGTTCTTTCTGTATTTCCCTAAATTCAGGTGAAGAAACATTACTGCTCCAAATTCCATAATAGGTAAAGGCCCTATCCAATTCTTTGCCAGATCTTTCCATTGCGGCTATCGTGTTTTCAAAGGTAGCTGGATCCGGATTGCTGGCAATTTTCTGAATTTCCTTTAAATGCATTTCCATTCCCACCTCTATGGCAGGTTGCAATTTGGAAAGCTCCATTTTATCGAATGCAGGTACACCACTGTAAGGCCCTGTCCATTTGGATAACAAGATATTTTCTGAATTTGTGATTGCTTCGGTTTCCATTTTGTTTTTTGGGTTCTCTTGGGCATTAATTTGCATCATGGGAGAGATTGCCGTTACTGTAATTGCGATAAGCCCAAGTGCTTTTTGATAATTTAAAAAGGTTTTTTTCATTTTTTGTTGAAGTTATTTGTCAGGTTGAAATTTATAAAATTGATATTTAAATGATTTAAAAAACTTGTTAAAGCTCCCGTCTTTAAATTTAAGTATTTGGGTTAACTTTTATACGATTTATAGTTATAAACTTTAATCTATTTTTTCTTATACATCCCGAAAATAATTAAATTTGTTACTTTTATTTTTCAATACCTTAAACAATATTCAATTTTTATTGTGAATTATAGCTATGATCCAATCAAGTTCATTAAAATCTTCCTTTATAACAAATAATAATAATCGGGAATC
It encodes:
- the proB gene encoding glutamate 5-kinase, whose translation is MKKKRIVVKVGTNVMTNKDNRILGPVLKNLVEQIATLYEQDIMVVLVSSGSAIAGKEVLGEISIKDESKRRQVYSSVGQPRMMRHYYSIFHDYGMRCAQVLATKRDFSPGMHRENMINCYESLLSEGIIPIANEDDAVSVTMSMFSDNDELASLVAELIKADALIILSDTEGLYDGNPDHEDSIKLNNVQIDENVEKYVQASEKGEGQGRGGMKSKIKIAKSTAAKNIPTYIANGKRKNIILDIMEGKEVGTLFTA
- a CDS encoding M3 family metallopeptidase, coding for MKKTFLNYQKALGLIAITVTAISPMMQINAQENPKNKMETEAITNSENILLSKWTGPYSGVPAFDKMELSKLQPAIEVGMEMHLKEIQKIASNPDPATFENTIAAMERSGKELDRAFTYYGIWSSNVSSPEFREIQKELSPKISDYSSKVSQNKKLFERVKTVYDNSLKNPLDEDQQRVVQLIYENFDMEGANLDEESKKRYAEINKELSQLYTQFSNNVLHDEESYVTYLEKDQLGGLPDSFVKAAAKAAADRGKEGKYAITNTRSSMDPFLTYSDERELRKKVWETYYSRGDNNDEYDNNQLISQILKLRNERVKLMGYKNFAEWRLQNRMAKNPENAMKLMNAVWPAALARVEQEVADMQAIAEMEDLDITIKPWDYRYFAEKVRKEKYDLDSDEVKQYLQLDNLTQALFFTAGELFNFNFSPVAEGSVPVFHEDVKVWEVTDKTTGEHIGLWYLDPYARPGKRSGAWATTYRSYTTFDGKETVLASNNSNFVKPALGEPALISWDDATTFFHEFGHALHFLSSNVKYPTLNGGVRDYTEFQSQLLERWLSTDKVIDQFLLHHETGEPIPAELVQKIKNASTFNQGFGTTEFLASALMDMKYHTIDPSNINPKNFEKKALKELNMPDEIVMRHRSPQFGHVFSGEGYATGYYGYLWADVLTADAAEAFAESPGGFYDKDMAAKLVKYLFAPRNSMDPAEAYRLFRGRDAKIDALMRDRGFPVPTTTEDKEDLDEDAMEDMKEEMEEDQGDENKN
- a CDS encoding glutamate-5-semialdehyde dehydrogenase, giving the protein MKLIKTETKNNVLKAMIRILDSKRAHIIEANKKDLDAFGEKEGAMYDRLIVNNKKVDGMIHSIKEVMAQEDPVGKTISHDILESGLDITNKTAPFGNILIIYESRPDVTIEAAVLAFKANNKIFLKGGKEAINSNKILEECWHEALTENGLETNWIELLHLNREETQGFLKNPPVQLDLIVPRGGERLIAFVKEHATGAVLVSGRGNNFLYVAENADFETAKKVILNAKTDKISGCNALDKVLVDQNLPEYESRLKELQKLLKDHDVEILVDDKISEVLNSEEKLSKEDTWYEEFLAMKIVVGNVNGIDKAINKINTYSGGHSAVIITKDKTEALEFMEQVDSAAVYHNASTRFTDGGQMGVGAELAISTDKLHHRGPLGLKQLVTNKYYVLGDGHIRE
- a CDS encoding zinc ribbon domain-containing protein, translating into MEILICQSCGLPFGKKSMGTNRDKTKNDEYCIGCFDKGEFTDHSLTMHKLEVKLVEMAEVHNEITLEEAQEVIKELPYLKRWHMSIM
- the proC gene encoding pyrroline-5-carboxylate reductase — protein: MKILVIGGGNMGLTYAEGMSKSFLLNRHKLMIYDKSEELIASLKEHSHFNVYNKIEDCLPQADVVFIAVKPYHSEVLFNEIQPLLNKEQIFVSIMAGVTIETIQNSLNVKKVIRAMPNLPAQVGKGVTSYTESKEVSRIELLMVRNLLDTTGESIRVSNENFIDASTGISGSGPAYVFYFMQSMLEAALKMGFSTNDSKILVSKTFEGAVELFNQSDLSPNTWMERVASKGGTTRAALDSMEDNNVKELIKDAAYAAFDRAVELGKE